Proteins encoded in a region of the Vibrio sp. CB1-14 genome:
- a CDS encoding ABC transporter ATP-binding protein yields MTTALSIENLSCQYDDQTILENLSLEVNQGEIVCLLGASGCGKTTLLKAIAGLLPLSAGKMTLGEREIDNGETWMPPEQRNIGMIFQDYALFPHLTVAQNVAFGLKGISKSEQDTIVKEMLSLVHLEQFIDRYPHQLSGGQQQRVAIARSLAYKPDLLLLDEPFSNIDTQVRHELIREIRKIFKKQGVTAIFVTHSREEAFAFADKMAVMNQGVIEQYGSASELYFCPSSKFVADFLGGGSYLQAKHVNDTTFETAIGQVEAQSCALIEHGADCQLLVRPQHIQLTQSDKSTITVIEQQFMGDHCRYVVDIEGTRVLATSLQALDVGQSVAVSVDAQGIVAFA; encoded by the coding sequence ATGACCACTGCACTGTCGATTGAAAATTTATCTTGTCAGTATGACGATCAAACGATCCTTGAGAACTTGTCTCTAGAGGTTAATCAAGGTGAAATTGTTTGTTTGCTAGGCGCCAGTGGCTGCGGTAAGACGACTTTACTGAAAGCCATCGCCGGTCTATTGCCGCTCTCAGCAGGTAAGATGACGCTGGGTGAGCGTGAGATTGATAATGGTGAAACTTGGATGCCGCCAGAGCAGCGCAACATTGGCATGATCTTTCAAGACTACGCGCTGTTTCCTCACCTAACGGTGGCGCAGAACGTGGCATTTGGACTTAAGGGCATTTCGAAGTCAGAGCAAGATACAATCGTGAAGGAAATGCTGTCACTTGTGCATTTAGAACAGTTCATTGACCGTTATCCTCATCAGTTATCGGGTGGTCAGCAGCAGCGAGTAGCGATCGCGCGCAGTTTGGCCTACAAACCGGATCTATTGCTACTGGATGAACCATTCTCCAACATCGATACCCAAGTGCGCCACGAGCTGATCCGCGAGATCCGAAAAATCTTCAAAAAGCAGGGTGTGACTGCCATTTTCGTGACTCATAGCCGCGAAGAAGCGTTCGCGTTTGCCGACAAAATGGCAGTGATGAACCAAGGTGTGATTGAGCAATATGGCTCGGCATCGGAGCTCTATTTCTGCCCATCAAGTAAGTTCGTTGCGGACTTCTTAGGAGGTGGCAGCTACTTGCAAGCCAAGCATGTCAATGACACAACCTTCGAGACGGCTATCGGCCAAGTTGAAGCCCAGTCCTGTGCCTTGATTGAACACGGCGCTGATTGCCAACTCTTGGTGCGTCCACAGCACATTCAATTGACCCAATCAGATAAAAGCACTATTACGGTTATTGAGCAGCAGTTTATGGGTGATCATTGCCGCTATGTGGTGGATATTGAAGGCACCCGCGTACTGGCGACCTCATTACAAGCACTTGATGTTGGCCAAAGTGTCGCGGTGAGTGTTGATGCCCAAGGCATCGTTGCTTTTGCTTAA
- a CDS encoding ABC transporter permease, with product MKEKNVVWKTSSGVLTLLLVLPILAIFYTALGESSDLFAHLMSTVMPTYILNTIKLVVGVLLLSLIFGVPSAWLMAMCRLPTERVLQWALVLPLAMPGYIIGYIFTDWFDFAGPIQVWLRDVFAWQAGDYWFPDIRTVGGATVVLSLVLYPYVYLLCRAAFMEQNVSLLQSARLLKCSPLESFWRISLPLARPSIAVGLSLVAMETIGDFGTVSYFAVSTLTTAVYDTWLGYSNLSAAAKISAVMMVVIVLLLGAERYSRRKQKLFQSQYNSHEDFRYELRGWKKWAALTWCWGLVSAAFIFPLGQLVIYAYKYFEQSWTEEFQTYAINSLQVSIIAAIIGVIVALVVNFYRRLDPSRKGVVFMRASSLGYAVPGTVLAIGVMVTVLFMDHSVNDFAKAMDWQRPGLIFSGSMFALIFAMVVRFSAVAIGSIETSLSKVSPSLDMASRTMGCKKNQMLVRVHLPLIKRGVLIAGLLVFIESMKELNAALLLRPFNFETLATYVFNFASDEHLELAAMPAVLLVLVGLLPLIIVNRSLEQNH from the coding sequence ATGAAAGAAAAAAATGTTGTTTGGAAAACCAGTAGTGGAGTGCTTACTCTGCTACTGGTTTTGCCTATTTTAGCGATCTTCTATACCGCACTTGGTGAATCAAGTGATCTTTTCGCACACCTGATGTCGACGGTGATGCCCACCTATATCCTCAATACCATCAAATTGGTGGTTGGCGTTCTACTGCTTTCGCTTATTTTTGGTGTGCCAAGTGCTTGGCTGATGGCTATGTGCCGCCTGCCGACGGAGCGAGTATTGCAATGGGCGCTGGTGCTGCCTTTGGCGATGCCGGGCTATATTATTGGTTATATCTTCACCGATTGGTTTGATTTTGCCGGCCCTATTCAAGTGTGGTTGCGTGATGTGTTTGCCTGGCAAGCGGGCGATTACTGGTTCCCGGATATTCGCACGGTTGGTGGCGCCACGGTTGTGTTGTCTTTAGTGCTTTATCCTTACGTCTATCTGCTGTGCCGCGCGGCATTTATGGAGCAAAATGTCTCTTTGCTGCAATCGGCAAGGCTGCTTAAGTGCTCGCCGTTGGAAAGCTTTTGGCGTATCTCATTGCCACTCGCTCGCCCATCAATTGCAGTGGGTTTGTCGCTGGTGGCGATGGAAACCATTGGTGACTTTGGTACGGTAAGCTACTTTGCAGTCAGTACCTTAACCACGGCGGTTTACGACACTTGGCTTGGCTATTCCAACTTGAGTGCGGCAGCCAAAATTTCCGCCGTGATGATGGTAGTGATTGTACTCCTGCTAGGTGCAGAGCGTTACAGTCGCCGCAAGCAGAAACTGTTTCAAAGTCAGTACAATAGCCATGAAGATTTTCGTTATGAGTTACGTGGCTGGAAGAAGTGGGCGGCATTAACTTGGTGTTGGGGATTGGTATCGGCAGCGTTTATCTTCCCGCTTGGTCAGTTAGTGATTTATGCCTACAAGTACTTTGAGCAAAGTTGGACAGAAGAGTTCCAGACTTATGCCATCAACAGTTTGCAGGTCTCTATCATTGCCGCCATCATCGGTGTGATCGTCGCTTTGGTGGTTAACTTCTATCGCCGCCTAGATCCAAGTCGCAAGGGTGTTGTTTTCATGCGAGCCTCGTCTCTGGGTTATGCCGTACCAGGAACGGTTTTAGCGATTGGTGTGATGGTGACCGTTCTGTTTATGGATCATTCGGTAAATGATTTTGCTAAAGCAATGGACTGGCAGCGTCCTGGCCTGATCTTCTCTGGCTCGATGTTTGCGCTGATTTTTGCCATGGTGGTGCGTTTTTCTGCGGTAGCGATTGGCAGTATTGAAACTAGTCTCAGCAAGGTTTCCCCTTCGCTTGATATGGCCTCGCGCACAATGGGTTGTAAGAAGAACCAGATGTTGGTTCGCGTGCATTTGCCGCTCATTAAACGTGGCGTTTTGATTGCAGGCCTTTTGGTGTTTATAGAGTCGATGAAAGAGCTCAATGCTGCACTGTTACTGCGTCCATTCAACTTTGAAACCTTGGCCACCTACGTATTTAACTTTGCCTCAGATGAGCATCTGGAGCTTGCTGCGATGCCAGCCGTCTTGTTGGTACTAGTTGGCTTACTGCCGCTCATTATTGTAAACCGTTCATTGGAGCAAAATCACTGA
- a CDS encoding ammonium transporter, whose amino-acid sequence MELATTVSELRYALDTFYFLISGALVMWMAAGFAMLEAGLVRSKNTTEILTKNFCLYAIACTCYLIVGYHIMYVDNGEGGWLPSFGALIGTQGEGADHSLESDFFFQVVFVATAMSVVSGAVAERMKLWSFLIFSVVLTAFIYPMEGYWTWGGGFLSEAGFSDFAGSGIVHMAGASAALAGVLLLGARKGKYGKNGEIHPIPGSNMPLATLGTFILWLGWFGFNGGSQLMVSDFENATAVGQIFLNTNAAAAAGAIAAMLVCKTTWGKADLTMILNGALAGLVAITADPLSPSPVYSVAIGAVGGALVVFSIIGLDKLKIDDPVGAISVHGVCGFFGLMVVPLSNGDATFGAQLLGAAVIFGWVFAASLAVWAVLKATIGIRVTEEEELEGMDMHDCGVGAYPEFVSMK is encoded by the coding sequence ATGGAATTAGCAACGACTGTGAGCGAACTGCGTTACGCGCTGGACACTTTTTACTTTCTTATTTCAGGCGCATTAGTAATGTGGATGGCGGCAGGTTTCGCCATGTTAGAGGCGGGTTTAGTCCGCTCAAAGAACACAACAGAAATCTTAACCAAAAACTTCTGTCTTTACGCGATTGCGTGTACTTGTTACCTCATCGTGGGCTATCACATTATGTATGTTGATAACGGTGAAGGCGGTTGGCTACCATCATTTGGTGCGCTAATTGGCACTCAAGGTGAAGGCGCAGACCACTCTCTAGAGTCGGACTTCTTCTTCCAGGTAGTATTCGTAGCTACAGCAATGTCAGTTGTTTCTGGTGCGGTTGCTGAGCGTATGAAGCTTTGGTCTTTCCTAATCTTCTCTGTAGTGCTAACAGCGTTCATCTACCCAATGGAAGGTTACTGGACATGGGGCGGCGGTTTCCTATCAGAAGCTGGCTTCAGTGATTTCGCAGGCTCAGGTATCGTTCACATGGCCGGTGCGTCAGCAGCTCTAGCAGGTGTTCTACTACTGGGTGCTCGTAAAGGTAAATACGGTAAAAACGGTGAAATCCACCCAATCCCAGGTTCGAACATGCCGCTAGCAACACTTGGTACGTTCATCCTATGGCTAGGTTGGTTCGGTTTCAACGGCGGTTCTCAGCTAATGGTTTCTGACTTCGAGAACGCAACAGCGGTTGGTCAAATCTTCCTAAATACCAACGCAGCAGCAGCAGCGGGTGCAATCGCAGCAATGCTAGTGTGTAAGACAACTTGGGGCAAAGCTGACCTAACGATGATTCTTAACGGTGCACTAGCTGGTCTGGTAGCAATCACAGCAGACCCACTGTCTCCATCACCAGTTTACTCTGTAGCAATCGGTGCAGTAGGTGGCGCGCTAGTGGTATTCAGCATCATCGGTCTGGACAAGCTTAAGATTGACGATCCAGTGGGTGCTATCTCAGTTCACGGTGTGTGTGGTTTCTTCGGCCTAATGGTTGTTCCACTAAGCAACGGTGATGCAACGTTCGGTGCACAGCTTTTAGGTGCGGCAGTTATCTTCGGTTGGGTATTCGCAGCGAGCCTAGCGGTATGGGCGGTACTGAAAGCAACCATCGGTATCCGTGTAACGGAAGAAGAAGAGCTAGAAGGTATGGACATGCATGACTGTGGTGTAGGTGCTTACCCAGAGTTTGTTAGCATGAAGTAA
- a CDS encoding DJ-1/PfpI family protein codes for MAKVLIIAGDFVEDYELMVPFQALLMLGHQVSVVCPEKKAGETIKTAIHDFEGDQTYTEKPGHLFTLNADFSSIDATDFDALLIPGGRAPEYLRLNSEVIELVQAFAATQKPIAAICHGAQLLAAANVIEGRTISAYPACAPEVKLAGASYADIEVTDAVTDGQFVTAPAWPAHPAWLAQFNKLLT; via the coding sequence ATGGCTAAGGTACTTATTATTGCAGGCGACTTTGTGGAAGATTATGAACTCATGGTGCCCTTCCAAGCGCTACTCATGCTGGGACACCAAGTCTCGGTGGTCTGCCCTGAAAAGAAAGCAGGCGAAACCATCAAAACCGCGATACATGATTTTGAAGGCGACCAAACCTACACCGAAAAGCCGGGGCACCTATTTACCCTCAATGCAGACTTCAGCAGCATTGATGCCACTGACTTTGATGCCCTACTTATCCCTGGCGGACGTGCACCAGAATACTTAAGACTGAACTCAGAGGTGATCGAGTTAGTACAAGCGTTCGCAGCAACGCAAAAACCGATTGCCGCAATTTGCCATGGCGCACAGCTACTTGCAGCCGCCAACGTCATTGAAGGGCGCACTATCTCAGCCTATCCAGCCTGTGCCCCAGAGGTGAAACTCGCTGGTGCCAGCTACGCTGATATTGAGGTCACCGACGCTGTTACCGACGGCCAGTTTGTCACCGCGCCAGCATGGCCTGCGCATCCGGCTTGGTTAGCTCAATTCAACAAACTGCTAACCTAA
- a CDS encoding GntP family permease, whose translation MIEVSTLGALAALIVAIALILKKVPPAYGMIIGALVGGVVGGVSLTDTVALMIGGAQGIVTAVLRILAAGVLAGVLIESGAATSIAETIVKKVGETRALLALAIATMILTAVGVFVDVAVITVSPIALAIARRADISKTAILLAMVGGGKAGNVMSPNPNAIAAADAFNVPLTSVMAAGVIPGLCGMIFAYFIAKKLVNKGSKVAESEVVAVDHSKLPTFGAAIVAPLVAIALLALRPIAGINVDPLIALPLGGLIGAVVMGRFADTNHFAVSGLSRMAPVAVMLLGTGTLAGIIANSGLKDGLIDVLTASGLPSYLLAPISGAMMALATASTTAGTAVASSVFSSTILELGVPALAGAAMIHSGATVLDHMPHGSFFHATGGAVHMDIRERLKLIPYESAVGLMIAFVSVMIFGVFGLFV comes from the coding sequence ATGATTGAAGTCTCTACCTTAGGCGCACTAGCAGCTCTGATTGTTGCCATTGCCCTTATTCTTAAGAAAGTTCCACCTGCTTACGGCATGATCATCGGCGCCCTTGTCGGTGGTGTTGTCGGCGGCGTTTCTCTCACCGATACTGTTGCTCTAATGATCGGTGGTGCACAAGGCATTGTCACTGCAGTGCTACGTATTCTGGCAGCGGGTGTTTTGGCCGGCGTGCTAATCGAATCCGGCGCTGCAACTTCTATTGCTGAAACCATTGTCAAGAAAGTAGGCGAAACTCGCGCGCTTCTCGCCCTGGCGATTGCCACTATGATTTTAACTGCGGTTGGCGTATTCGTTGACGTGGCGGTTATTACTGTATCACCAATAGCACTGGCGATTGCACGCCGTGCTGACATCTCTAAAACTGCAATCTTGCTGGCGATGGTCGGCGGTGGTAAAGCGGGTAACGTGATGTCGCCAAACCCAAATGCGATCGCTGCTGCAGACGCATTCAACGTTCCTCTTACCTCGGTAATGGCCGCGGGTGTTATCCCTGGTCTGTGTGGCATGATCTTCGCCTACTTCATCGCGAAAAAGCTGGTAAACAAAGGCTCTAAAGTAGCAGAAAGCGAAGTGGTTGCGGTTGACCACTCTAAGCTGCCTACATTTGGCGCTGCCATTGTTGCCCCTCTCGTTGCTATCGCACTACTTGCGCTTCGCCCTATTGCTGGCATCAACGTTGACCCGCTTATCGCACTGCCACTAGGTGGCCTAATCGGTGCTGTCGTGATGGGACGCTTTGCCGATACCAACCACTTTGCAGTATCTGGCCTATCGCGCATGGCGCCAGTAGCTGTAATGCTTCTTGGTACAGGTACTCTTGCTGGCATCATCGCTAACTCAGGTCTTAAAGACGGTCTTATTGATGTGCTAACCGCGTCTGGCTTGCCTTCTTACCTTCTCGCGCCAATTTCTGGTGCCATGATGGCATTGGCAACGGCATCGACCACAGCAGGCACTGCGGTTGCATCCAGCGTATTTAGCTCAACCATTCTTGAACTCGGCGTTCCTGCTCTAGCGGGTGCCGCCATGATTCACTCAGGTGCTACTGTATTGGATCACATGCCACACGGTAGTTTCTTTCACGCCACAGGTGGCGCCGTGCATATGGATATTCGCGAGCGTCTTAAACTCATTCCTTACGAGTCTGCGGTTGGTCTAATGATCGCGTTCGTTTCGGTAATGATCTTCGGTGTATTCGGTCTATTTGTTTAA
- a CDS encoding sugar diacid recognition domain-containing protein: MQLNSLIAKQIVDRAKKIIDYSINVMDENGVIIGSSDPSRLHQIHEGALLAIRDNRTLEINDSVASTLSGVKKGINLPIIYDENVIGVVGISGTPEEVRSYGELVKMTAELIVEQAALMSQVQWNKRHREELLLQLIEGSSLNEGQLLSIAQRLDLDLAQPRVATVIKVIPRPGEPVTLEHLQKLVHLLEYPERDNIVGIASVSMNEIVVLKPVTIINDSWSRKEEEKRVAKLLKRIDQECDFSIQMAIGDYFPELVGIAKSYETAKATIESSHSLDGPILFYQDRKLSVLISSIKHDPWRANQLKTPIEKLIAADSKGALLKTLRTFFEQNCDLAQTCESLHIHRNTLRYRLDKIEQLTNLNINNLDEKVQLYLALKCL; encoded by the coding sequence ATGCAGCTTAACTCTCTCATTGCTAAACAAATTGTCGATCGTGCGAAAAAGATCATCGATTACTCTATTAACGTGATGGATGAAAATGGTGTCATCATTGGCTCAAGTGATCCTTCGAGGCTGCATCAGATCCACGAAGGCGCGCTACTAGCGATCCGCGATAACCGCACCTTAGAGATCAATGACTCCGTTGCCTCTACCCTTTCAGGGGTTAAAAAAGGCATCAATCTACCTATTATCTACGACGAGAACGTGATTGGAGTTGTGGGTATCTCTGGTACACCGGAAGAGGTACGCAGTTATGGTGAGCTGGTCAAAATGACCGCAGAGCTTATCGTAGAACAGGCGGCCTTAATGTCGCAGGTGCAATGGAATAAACGACATCGCGAAGAGCTGCTTTTACAACTAATAGAAGGCTCGAGTTTAAACGAAGGCCAATTGCTCTCTATCGCGCAAAGGCTTGATCTCGACCTTGCTCAGCCTCGTGTTGCTACTGTGATCAAAGTGATCCCACGACCAGGAGAGCCAGTAACGCTTGAACACCTACAAAAGCTGGTGCATCTATTGGAGTATCCGGAGCGCGATAACATCGTCGGGATCGCTTCGGTATCAATGAATGAGATCGTGGTATTAAAGCCGGTGACGATTATCAATGACTCGTGGAGCCGCAAAGAAGAAGAGAAGCGTGTGGCAAAGCTGCTAAAACGTATCGACCAAGAGTGTGATTTTTCAATTCAAATGGCGATAGGTGACTACTTCCCAGAGCTGGTCGGTATTGCTAAATCCTATGAAACCGCCAAAGCGACGATCGAAAGTAGCCACAGTCTAGATGGCCCTATTTTGTTCTATCAAGACCGCAAGTTATCGGTACTAATAAGCAGCATCAAACACGATCCATGGCGCGCCAATCAACTAAAGACTCCGATTGAAAAACTGATTGCCGCGGACAGCAAAGGCGCGCTGTTGAAGACGTTGCGCACTTTTTTTGAGCAAAACTGCGATCTAGCTCAAACTTGTGAATCCCTCCATATACACCGTAACACTTTGCGATACCGACTCGACAAAATAGAGCAATTAACCAACTTAAACATCAATAACTTAGATGAAAAAGTACAACTCTACCTCGCGTTAAAATGTTTGTAA
- a CDS encoding Fe(3+) ABC transporter substrate-binding protein, with the protein MKKLLTLSAIAASFAAPAMAAEEVNVYSYRQPFLVEPMFNEFTKETGIKVNVKFAKKGLAEKLAQEGEYSPADVVLTTDISRLAELTDKDVVQAVDSDVINANVPAQYRDKENEWFALTLRTRNVYSSRDRVGKLGAEFNYADLANPEYKGKICTRSGKHPYNVSLVSSMIAHHGEAETKEWLEGVKANLARKPQGNDRAQVKAIKEGLCDVSLGNSYYLGKMVNDKEQKAWADAVYINFPNQETTGTHVNVSGMAMAKYSPNKENALKLMEFLTGEKSQQMYAEVNYEYPVKEGVKRSELVESWGDFKADTISLDDIAGYHSTAIKLLDEVKFDL; encoded by the coding sequence ATGAAAAAACTGCTAACTCTTTCTGCAATCGCAGCAAGCTTTGCCGCTCCAGCGATGGCTGCGGAAGAAGTCAACGTTTACTCTTACCGTCAACCTTTCCTTGTTGAACCAATGTTCAATGAATTCACTAAAGAGACGGGCATCAAGGTAAACGTTAAGTTTGCTAAGAAAGGCTTGGCAGAGAAGCTTGCGCAAGAAGGCGAATACAGCCCTGCTGACGTTGTGCTAACAACGGACATCAGCCGCCTTGCAGAGCTGACTGATAAGGACGTTGTTCAAGCGGTAGATAGCGACGTGATTAACGCGAACGTTCCTGCTCAGTACCGTGATAAAGAGAATGAGTGGTTTGCACTGACTCTGCGTACTCGTAACGTTTACTCATCACGTGACCGTGTTGGTAAGCTAGGTGCAGAGTTCAACTATGCAGACCTTGCTAACCCAGAATACAAAGGCAAAATCTGTACTCGTAGCGGTAAGCACCCTTACAATGTATCTTTGGTTTCATCTATGATTGCTCACCATGGTGAAGCAGAAACGAAAGAGTGGCTAGAAGGCGTAAAAGCGAACCTAGCTCGTAAGCCACAAGGCAACGACCGCGCTCAAGTTAAAGCGATCAAAGAAGGCCTTTGTGATGTTTCTCTAGGTAACAGCTACTACCTAGGCAAAATGGTTAATGATAAAGAGCAAAAAGCGTGGGCTGATGCGGTTTACATCAACTTCCCTAATCAAGAAACCACTGGCACACACGTTAACGTGAGTGGCATGGCAATGGCGAAATATTCGCCAAACAAAGAAAATGCACTGAAGCTAATGGAGTTTCTAACAGGCGAAAAATCTCAGCAAATGTACGCAGAAGTGAACTACGAGTACCCAGTGAAAGAAGGCGTTAAGCGCTCTGAGCTTGTGGAATCTTGGGGTGACTTCAAAGCAGATACTATCTCGCTAGACGACATTGCTGGTTACCACAGCACAGCGATCAAATTGTTAGATGAAGTTAAGTTCGACCTATAA
- a CDS encoding ribbon-helix-helix domain-containing protein, with the protein MCEIYSGAETNLFELKSRSVRIDGVVTSIRLEAVFWKIIEEIAEDAEISVAEFLSRIYREVVEKRGEIGNFTSLLRVACTTYLNNGQRIEL; encoded by the coding sequence ATGTGTGAAATCTACTCTGGTGCTGAGACTAACTTGTTTGAATTGAAGTCGCGTAGCGTGCGCATTGACGGAGTCGTCACCAGCATTCGACTGGAAGCCGTATTTTGGAAGATCATTGAAGAGATTGCGGAAGACGCCGAGATATCGGTGGCGGAGTTTCTATCGAGGATTTATCGAGAAGTGGTCGAAAAGCGAGGCGAAATCGGTAACTTCACCTCTCTGCTTCGTGTGGCCTGCACCACCTATCTGAATAATGGTCAGCGTATCGAGCTCTAG
- a CDS encoding phosphoglucomutase/phosphomannomutase family protein, with product MIKFGTGGWRAFIGEEFTKDNVKLVAQALANIIKAENVADRGFVIGYDRRFLSDKAGCWFAEVLAANSIPVSFIDKFVPTPIVMYKAKSMGCAYSACITASHNPADYNGIKVFIEGGRDADEVITEKIEAQIATLTHQEVISGDFELCVERGAITVINPMNEFVDSIIDLIDIDAIKQANLKVLIDPMFGVAKNALQTVLINGRCDVDVINDGKNPDFGGLMPSPSAATLYRLKHLVAAEGYDIGIGTDGDADRLGIIDEQGNFIHPNEVLLLLYYYLLEYKGWKGSVVRNIATTHLLDKVAADYGEKSFEVPVGFKHISSQMEADDSLIGGESSGGLTIRGHIKGKDGVFASSLLVEMLSVTQKTLSELLSEIYGKYGYAYTAEGDCTFKPSQKDSLYHKLYIEKLLPEFEYDIDKVSYADGAKVYFNNGGWVIARFSGTEPLLRIFCEMEDKEQAEYVLQQMKDFLSL from the coding sequence ATGATCAAATTTGGAACAGGCGGCTGGCGCGCCTTTATTGGCGAAGAGTTCACTAAGGACAACGTGAAGCTCGTCGCTCAGGCGCTCGCCAACATTATTAAAGCTGAAAATGTTGCCGATCGCGGGTTCGTGATTGGCTATGACCGCCGTTTTTTATCCGACAAAGCGGGATGTTGGTTTGCAGAAGTATTGGCTGCCAACAGTATCCCAGTGAGCTTTATCGATAAGTTCGTACCTACCCCGATTGTTATGTACAAGGCGAAAAGCATGGGCTGTGCGTATTCTGCGTGCATCACCGCGTCTCATAACCCGGCAGATTACAACGGCATCAAGGTGTTTATTGAAGGTGGTCGTGACGCTGATGAGGTGATCACCGAGAAAATCGAAGCACAAATAGCTACCCTGACTCATCAAGAAGTCATTTCTGGCGATTTCGAGCTGTGCGTCGAGCGCGGCGCTATCACCGTTATTAACCCAATGAACGAGTTTGTTGATTCGATCATCGACCTTATCGATATCGATGCTATCAAACAAGCCAATCTTAAAGTGCTCATCGACCCGATGTTTGGGGTGGCGAAAAACGCACTGCAAACGGTACTTATCAACGGACGCTGTGATGTGGACGTCATCAACGATGGCAAAAACCCAGACTTTGGTGGCTTAATGCCTTCACCAAGTGCGGCAACCCTATATCGTCTTAAGCATCTAGTGGCGGCAGAGGGCTACGATATCGGTATTGGTACCGATGGCGATGCTGACCGTCTTGGCATCATTGATGAGCAAGGTAATTTCATTCACCCTAATGAAGTCTTACTACTGCTCTACTACTACCTACTTGAGTACAAAGGCTGGAAAGGCTCGGTGGTTCGCAATATCGCTACCACGCACCTACTGGATAAAGTTGCAGCCGACTACGGTGAAAAGAGCTTTGAGGTTCCCGTAGGCTTTAAGCACATCAGTAGCCAAATGGAAGCCGACGACTCACTGATTGGCGGAGAGAGCTCAGGTGGTTTAACCATTCGCGGCCACATCAAAGGTAAGGACGGCGTATTTGCCTCTAGCCTGTTGGTCGAAATGCTCAGTGTTACTCAGAAGACGCTCTCGGAACTGCTATCAGAGATCTACGGCAAGTATGGCTACGCCTATACCGCCGAAGGCGATTGCACCTTTAAACCATCACAAAAAGACAGCCTGTACCACAAACTCTACATCGAAAAACTGCTCCCTGAGTTTGAGTACGATATTGATAAGGTTAGCTACGCTGATGGCGCGAAAGTGTACTTTAATAATGGCGGCTGGGTGATTGCTCGCTTCTCTGGAACCGAGCCACTGCTACGCATCTTCTGTGAAATGGAAGACAAGGAACAAGCAGAATATGTTCTTCAACAGATGAAAGACTTTTTGTCTTTGTAG
- a CDS encoding P-II family nitrogen regulator has product MKLINAIIKPFKLDDVREALADVGIEGMTVSEVKGFGRQKGHTELYRGAEYQVDFLPKVKLEIATHADNVDRVIEAITNAAQTGKIGDGKIFVYDLAQAVRIRTGEMDAEAL; this is encoded by the coding sequence ATGAAACTTATTAACGCAATCATTAAACCATTCAAACTCGATGATGTAAGAGAAGCACTTGCAGATGTTGGTATTGAGGGAATGACCGTTTCTGAGGTCAAAGGATTTGGCCGTCAGAAAGGACACACAGAATTATATCGTGGTGCGGAGTATCAAGTGGACTTTCTACCGAAAGTAAAACTTGAGATTGCGACGCACGCAGACAACGTAGACCGAGTTATTGAAGCGATCACTAACGCTGCTCAAACCGGCAAGATTGGCGACGGAAAAATATTTGTGTACGACCTAGCCCAAGCAGTACGTATTCGTACGGGCGAAATGGACGCTGAAGCACTTTAA
- a CDS encoding YacL family protein, which translates to MEFEFIKNSFTGEYLVRCEMGQEVIARLLQEEISTSDHTITEITALLTKAAQFSGNEFKWQGKEISLSVVDSEVHVYENSLAFDSLMEMDEEFSVYESESHSECGLEDFCSVLEQWERFIHNRC; encoded by the coding sequence ATGGAATTCGAGTTTATTAAAAACAGCTTTACTGGGGAGTACCTAGTGAGATGTGAAATGGGCCAAGAAGTGATAGCCCGATTACTACAAGAAGAGATCAGTACCAGTGACCACACCATCACGGAAATAACAGCTTTGCTCACTAAAGCTGCCCAGTTTTCGGGCAATGAGTTTAAGTGGCAAGGTAAAGAGATCTCATTAAGTGTGGTGGACTCGGAGGTTCATGTTTACGAAAATTCCTTAGCTTTTGATAGCTTAATGGAGATGGATGAAGAGTTTTCTGTCTACGAGAGCGAGAGCCATAGCGAGTGTGGACTGGAAGATTTTTGTTCAGTTTTGGAGCAATGGGAGCGCTTTATTCATAACAGGTGCTGA